One Eleginops maclovinus isolate JMC-PN-2008 ecotype Puerto Natales chromosome 22, JC_Emac_rtc_rv5, whole genome shotgun sequence DNA segment encodes these proteins:
- the zdhhc16a gene encoding palmitoyltransferase ZDHHC16A isoform X2 has translation MSLKCQVAKTDVVSVENNLTNEGKFSGSKAQGLVCAYYKCRMRWCPSSSFHLLRCVRLRTCTKRRRNTLPLWSREIWAYIRLLVQSFYFNSFTNSDVVFDSVFEPVFWAVDYVTRWFGTVFVFLVVVLTSSILAIAYLILLPMVFRTYSTAWITWHVCYGHWNLVMIVFNYYKATMTAPGYPPTVKNDHPFVAVCKKCIIPKPARTHHCGICNRCILRMDHHCPWLNNCVGYLNHRYFFNFCLFMTLGCVYCSISGRNLFLDAYNAIETNYQTAAPPYTFKDKMINKSIIYMWVLTSTVAVALGALTCWHAVLISRGETSIERHLNSREKERMESRGRIYKNPFDYGRLNNWKVFFGVQKRSHWLTRVLLPSGHTPPGDGLTWEAFPVKKDLIPV, from the exons ATGAGTTTAAAGTGTCAGGTGGCAAAGACAGATGTGGTGAGTGTTGAAAACAACTTAACTAACGAAGGAAAGTTCTCAGGCTCGAAAGCTCAGGGTTTG gtgTGTGCATATTACAAATGCAGAATGCGGTGGTGTCCCAGCTCATCATTCCACCTGCTGCGGTGTGTGCGGTTACGGACATGTaccaagagaagaagaaacacactgCCACTGTGGAGTAGGGAAATATGGGCTTACATCAGATTGCTAGTGCagtcattttactttaactccTTCACAAACTCAGATGTGGTTTTCGACTCAGTCTTTGAGCCAGTGTTTTGGGCCGTGGATTATGTCACACGCTGGTTTGGCacg gtatttgtttttctcGTGGTGGTACTGACCAGCTCCATCTTGGCAATAGCCTACCTGATCCTACTGCCTATGGTCTTCCGCACATACTCCACAGCATGGATTACTTGGCACGTTTGCTATGGACACTGGAACCTTGtcatgattgtttttaattactACAAAGCCACCATGACTGCCCCTGGATACCCACCTACA GTAAAAAATGACCATCCGTTTGTGGCAGTCTGCAAAAAATGCATCATTCCCAAACCAGCAAGAACACATCACTGTGGTATCTGTAACCG ATGTATTCTGCGAATGGACCATCATTGTC CCTGGTTGAATAACTGTGTGGGTTATTTAAACCACCGTTACTTCTTCAACTTCTGCCTCTTCATGACCTTGGGATGTGTTTATTGTAGCATCAGTGGCAGAAACTTGTTCCTGGATGCATACAATGCTATTGAG ACCAACTATCAAACAGCTGCACCTCCTTACACCTTTAAGGATAAGATGATTAATAAGAGCATCATCTATATGTGGGTGCTTACCAG caCTGTGGCTGTGGCCCTGGGAGCTCTGACCTGTTGGCATGCAGTCCTCATATCCAGAGGAGAGACCAGCATCGAAAGACACCTtaacagcagagaaaaagaacgAATGGAAAGTCGAGGACGG ATTTACAAAAACCCTTTTGACTATGGAAGGCTAAATAACTGGAAAGTCTTCTTTGGTGTGCAGAAGAGAAG TCACTGGCTCACACGGGTTCTCCTTCCCTCTGGACACACCCCACCTGGGGACGGTTTGACATGGGAGGCATTCCCAGTTAAGAAGGACTTAATACCTGTATGA
- the zdhhc16a gene encoding palmitoyltransferase ZDHHC16A isoform X1, which produces MSLKCQVAKTDVVSVENNLTNEGKFSGSKAQGLVCAYYKCRMRWCPSSSFHLLRCVRLRTCTKRRRNTLPLWSREIWAYIRLLVQSFYFNSFTNSDVVFDSVFEPVFWAVDYVTRWFGTVFVFLVVVLTSSILAIAYLILLPMVFRTYSTAWITWHVCYGHWNLVMIVFNYYKATMTAPGYPPTVKNDHPFVAVCKKCIIPKPARTHHCGICNRCILRMDHHCPWLNNCVGYLNHRYFFNFCLFMTLGCVYCSISGRNLFLDAYNAIERFKHMDVEKPGVPVTGMGVLIGLLPPGQTNYQTAAPPYTFKDKMINKSIIYMWVLTSTVAVALGALTCWHAVLISRGETSIERHLNSREKERMESRGRIYKNPFDYGRLNNWKVFFGVQKRSHWLTRVLLPSGHTPPGDGLTWEAFPVKKDLIPV; this is translated from the exons ATGAGTTTAAAGTGTCAGGTGGCAAAGACAGATGTGGTGAGTGTTGAAAACAACTTAACTAACGAAGGAAAGTTCTCAGGCTCGAAAGCTCAGGGTTTG gtgTGTGCATATTACAAATGCAGAATGCGGTGGTGTCCCAGCTCATCATTCCACCTGCTGCGGTGTGTGCGGTTACGGACATGTaccaagagaagaagaaacacactgCCACTGTGGAGTAGGGAAATATGGGCTTACATCAGATTGCTAGTGCagtcattttactttaactccTTCACAAACTCAGATGTGGTTTTCGACTCAGTCTTTGAGCCAGTGTTTTGGGCCGTGGATTATGTCACACGCTGGTTTGGCacg gtatttgtttttctcGTGGTGGTACTGACCAGCTCCATCTTGGCAATAGCCTACCTGATCCTACTGCCTATGGTCTTCCGCACATACTCCACAGCATGGATTACTTGGCACGTTTGCTATGGACACTGGAACCTTGtcatgattgtttttaattactACAAAGCCACCATGACTGCCCCTGGATACCCACCTACA GTAAAAAATGACCATCCGTTTGTGGCAGTCTGCAAAAAATGCATCATTCCCAAACCAGCAAGAACACATCACTGTGGTATCTGTAACCG ATGTATTCTGCGAATGGACCATCATTGTC CCTGGTTGAATAACTGTGTGGGTTATTTAAACCACCGTTACTTCTTCAACTTCTGCCTCTTCATGACCTTGGGATGTGTTTATTGTAGCATCAGTGGCAGAAACTTGTTCCTGGATGCATACAATGCTATTGAG CGCTTTAAACATATGGATGTGGAAAAGCCGGGGGTACCAGTGACAGGGATGGGAGTTCTCATAGGGCTTCTCCCACCTGGCCAG ACCAACTATCAAACAGCTGCACCTCCTTACACCTTTAAGGATAAGATGATTAATAAGAGCATCATCTATATGTGGGTGCTTACCAG caCTGTGGCTGTGGCCCTGGGAGCTCTGACCTGTTGGCATGCAGTCCTCATATCCAGAGGAGAGACCAGCATCGAAAGACACCTtaacagcagagaaaaagaacgAATGGAAAGTCGAGGACGG ATTTACAAAAACCCTTTTGACTATGGAAGGCTAAATAACTGGAAAGTCTTCTTTGGTGTGCAGAAGAGAAG TCACTGGCTCACACGGGTTCTCCTTCCCTCTGGACACACCCCACCTGGGGACGGTTTGACATGGGAGGCATTCCCAGTTAAGAAGGACTTAATACCTGTATGA
- the zdhhc16a gene encoding palmitoyltransferase ZDHHC16A isoform X3, whose product MRWCPSSSFHLLRCVRLRTCTKRRRNTLPLWSREIWAYIRLLVQSFYFNSFTNSDVVFDSVFEPVFWAVDYVTRWFGTVFVFLVVVLTSSILAIAYLILLPMVFRTYSTAWITWHVCYGHWNLVMIVFNYYKATMTAPGYPPTVKNDHPFVAVCKKCIIPKPARTHHCGICNRCILRMDHHCPWLNNCVGYLNHRYFFNFCLFMTLGCVYCSISGRNLFLDAYNAIERFKHMDVEKPGVPVTGMGVLIGLLPPGQTNYQTAAPPYTFKDKMINKSIIYMWVLTSTVAVALGALTCWHAVLISRGETSIERHLNSREKERMESRGRIYKNPFDYGRLNNWKVFFGVQKRSHWLTRVLLPSGHTPPGDGLTWEAFPVKKDLIPV is encoded by the exons ATGCGGTGGTGTCCCAGCTCATCATTCCACCTGCTGCGGTGTGTGCGGTTACGGACATGTaccaagagaagaagaaacacactgCCACTGTGGAGTAGGGAAATATGGGCTTACATCAGATTGCTAGTGCagtcattttactttaactccTTCACAAACTCAGATGTGGTTTTCGACTCAGTCTTTGAGCCAGTGTTTTGGGCCGTGGATTATGTCACACGCTGGTTTGGCacg gtatttgtttttctcGTGGTGGTACTGACCAGCTCCATCTTGGCAATAGCCTACCTGATCCTACTGCCTATGGTCTTCCGCACATACTCCACAGCATGGATTACTTGGCACGTTTGCTATGGACACTGGAACCTTGtcatgattgtttttaattactACAAAGCCACCATGACTGCCCCTGGATACCCACCTACA GTAAAAAATGACCATCCGTTTGTGGCAGTCTGCAAAAAATGCATCATTCCCAAACCAGCAAGAACACATCACTGTGGTATCTGTAACCG ATGTATTCTGCGAATGGACCATCATTGTC CCTGGTTGAATAACTGTGTGGGTTATTTAAACCACCGTTACTTCTTCAACTTCTGCCTCTTCATGACCTTGGGATGTGTTTATTGTAGCATCAGTGGCAGAAACTTGTTCCTGGATGCATACAATGCTATTGAG CGCTTTAAACATATGGATGTGGAAAAGCCGGGGGTACCAGTGACAGGGATGGGAGTTCTCATAGGGCTTCTCCCACCTGGCCAG ACCAACTATCAAACAGCTGCACCTCCTTACACCTTTAAGGATAAGATGATTAATAAGAGCATCATCTATATGTGGGTGCTTACCAG caCTGTGGCTGTGGCCCTGGGAGCTCTGACCTGTTGGCATGCAGTCCTCATATCCAGAGGAGAGACCAGCATCGAAAGACACCTtaacagcagagaaaaagaacgAATGGAAAGTCGAGGACGG ATTTACAAAAACCCTTTTGACTATGGAAGGCTAAATAACTGGAAAGTCTTCTTTGGTGTGCAGAAGAGAAG TCACTGGCTCACACGGGTTCTCCTTCCCTCTGGACACACCCCACCTGGGGACGGTTTGACATGGGAGGCATTCCCAGTTAAGAAGGACTTAATACCTGTATGA